The following proteins are encoded in a genomic region of Xanthomonas cassavae CFBP 4642:
- the infB gene encoding translation initiation factor IF-2, translating to MSQQTTIRKLAELVNTPVDKLLVQLAEAGMKFSGPDQVVTSTEKMKLLGFLRRTHGKAETPAEAASEAAKKITLNRRKLQEVTVNAGRTKTTVNVEVRQKRTYVKSENEGSGRAAPMTPDEERADILAKLAASRQRNLDEQQALAESDRVRDEAIQRKRDEEQAAKDRAEAERKAAEEAAAAASAPAPVAAAPTPSAPAARVSSSPSSAPRPARPAGASPASRPATPARPDDRNNAAKHKTRGSHVMVAGVEDDDATKRFAGQLHLSAADRARRSNVRGKPTGRPGSSSSRRGNDNGRGGNHGNSGPHGFERPTAPVVREVAIGETITVADLAQKLALKGGDVVKALFKMGVMATITQSIDHDTAALVTEELGHKAVRADNADFEDALLAHAEDAQGETTSRPPVVTIMGHVDHGKTSLLDYIRRTKIASGEAGGITQHIGAYHVETNRGVISFLDTPGHAAFTSMRARGAKITDIVVLVVAADDGVMPQTKEAVAHAKAAGVPLIVAVNKIDKAGADPLRVKNELLAENVVAEEFGGDTQFIEVSAKVGTGVDTLLDAISLQAEVLELKAVADGRASGTVIESSLDKGRGPVATVLVQQGALKRGDYLVCGIQYGRVRALFDETGHQPASAGPSIPVQVLGLSGVPEAGDDFVVVDDERLAKDVAQQRETKRRESRLVASATNRMEDILAQMGKGEGQQVLNLVIKADVQGSVEALKQSLVALSNDDIRINVIHSGVGGITESDANSAAASKATVIGFNVRADASARKIVESNGIDLRYFSIIYDVIDQVKQVASGLLGVEIREEIIGIAQVRDVFRSSKFGAVAGCMIIEGVVKRCKPIRVLRDSVVVFEGELESLRRFKENVDEVRNGTECGIGVKAYNDVKAGDQIECFERIEVARTL from the coding sequence ATGTCGCAGCAAACCACCATCCGCAAGCTTGCCGAACTGGTCAATACGCCGGTCGATAAACTGCTGGTTCAACTGGCCGAGGCCGGAATGAAGTTCAGCGGTCCCGACCAGGTCGTGACCAGCACCGAGAAGATGAAACTGCTTGGCTTCCTGCGTCGCACGCATGGCAAGGCCGAGACGCCTGCCGAAGCGGCGAGCGAAGCAGCCAAGAAGATCACGCTCAACCGGCGCAAGCTGCAGGAAGTCACGGTCAACGCCGGCCGCACCAAGACCACGGTCAACGTGGAAGTGCGGCAGAAGCGTACCTACGTGAAGTCCGAGAACGAAGGCAGCGGCCGCGCCGCACCGATGACGCCTGACGAAGAGCGCGCCGATATCCTGGCCAAGCTCGCCGCCTCGCGTCAGCGCAATCTCGACGAGCAGCAGGCGCTGGCCGAAAGCGATCGTGTGCGCGATGAAGCGATTCAGCGCAAGCGCGACGAAGAGCAGGCGGCCAAGGACCGTGCAGAAGCCGAGCGCAAGGCTGCCGAGGAAGCCGCTGCGGCTGCCAGTGCGCCGGCCCCGGTGGCTGCTGCGCCGACGCCGTCGGCGCCTGCCGCGCGGGTATCGTCTTCGCCGTCTTCGGCACCGCGTCCGGCCCGTCCGGCTGGTGCCTCGCCTGCCTCGCGTCCGGCCACGCCGGCGCGTCCGGACGACCGCAACAATGCTGCCAAGCACAAGACGCGCGGTTCGCACGTCATGGTGGCTGGCGTCGAAGACGACGATGCGACCAAGCGCTTCGCCGGGCAGTTGCACCTGTCTGCGGCCGATCGTGCACGCCGTTCCAATGTGCGCGGCAAGCCGACCGGCCGCCCGGGTTCGTCGTCCTCGCGCCGCGGCAACGACAACGGTCGTGGCGGCAACCACGGCAATAGCGGCCCGCACGGGTTCGAGCGTCCCACCGCACCGGTGGTGCGTGAAGTGGCCATTGGCGAGACCATCACCGTTGCAGACCTGGCGCAGAAGCTCGCGCTCAAGGGTGGCGACGTGGTCAAGGCGCTGTTCAAGATGGGCGTCATGGCGACCATCACCCAGAGCATCGATCACGACACCGCCGCACTGGTGACCGAAGAACTTGGCCACAAGGCCGTGCGTGCCGACAATGCCGACTTCGAGGACGCGCTGCTGGCGCATGCCGAAGACGCGCAGGGCGAGACCACGTCGCGCCCGCCGGTGGTCACCATCATGGGTCACGTCGATCACGGCAAGACCTCGCTGCTGGATTACATCCGTCGCACCAAGATCGCCTCGGGCGAGGCTGGCGGCATCACCCAGCACATCGGTGCGTACCACGTTGAGACCAATCGTGGCGTCATCAGCTTCCTGGATACGCCCGGCCATGCCGCGTTTACCTCGATGCGTGCGCGCGGCGCCAAGATCACCGACATCGTGGTGCTGGTGGTTGCAGCCGATGACGGCGTGATGCCGCAGACCAAGGAAGCGGTGGCGCATGCCAAGGCGGCAGGCGTTCCGTTGATCGTGGCGGTCAACAAGATCGACAAGGCCGGCGCGGATCCCCTGCGGGTCAAGAACGAGCTGCTGGCCGAAAACGTGGTGGCCGAAGAGTTCGGCGGCGATACCCAGTTCATCGAAGTGTCGGCCAAGGTCGGTACCGGTGTGGACACGCTGCTGGACGCGATCTCGCTGCAGGCCGAAGTGCTGGAACTCAAGGCAGTGGCCGACGGACGCGCCAGCGGTACCGTCATCGAATCGTCGCTGGACAAGGGCCGCGGCCCGGTCGCGACGGTGCTGGTGCAGCAGGGCGCGCTGAAGCGCGGCGACTACCTGGTGTGCGGCATTCAGTACGGCCGTGTGCGTGCGCTGTTCGACGAAACCGGCCACCAGCCGGCCTCGGCGGGCCCGTCGATTCCGGTGCAGGTGCTCGGCCTGTCCGGCGTGCCGGAAGCCGGCGACGACTTCGTGGTCGTCGACGACGAGCGTCTGGCCAAGGATGTTGCGCAGCAGCGCGAAACCAAGCGCCGCGAGTCGCGTCTGGTCGCCTCGGCCACCAACCGCATGGAAGACATCCTGGCCCAGATGGGCAAGGGCGAAGGCCAGCAGGTGTTGAACCTGGTGATCAAGGCCGACGTGCAGGGCTCGGTGGAAGCGCTCAAGCAGTCGCTGGTGGCCTTGTCCAACGACGACATCCGCATCAACGTGATCCACTCCGGCGTGGGCGGCATCACCGAGTCGGATGCGAATTCGGCAGCGGCCTCCAAGGCCACGGTGATCGGCTTCAACGTGCGTGCGGATGCCTCGGCGCGCAAGATCGTCGAGTCCAACGGCATCGATCTGCGTTACTTCTCGATCATCTATGACGTGATCGATCAGGTGAAGCAGGTGGCCTCCGGTCTGCTCGGCGTGGAAATCCGCGAAGAGATCATCGGTATCGCACAGGTCCGCGATGTGTTCCGAAGCTCGAAGTTCGGTGCGGTTGCAGGCTGCATGATCATCGAAGGCGTGGTCAAGCGCTGCAAGCCGATCCGCGTGCTCCGCGACAGCGTGGTGGTGTTCGAAGGCGAGCTGGAATCGCTGCGCCGCTTCAAGGAAAACGTCGACGAAGTGCGTAACGGTACCGAGTGCGGTATCGGCGTGAAGGCTTATAACGACGTCAAGGCCGGCGACCAGATCGAGTGCTTCGAGCGTATCGAAGTGGCGCGTACGCTGTAA
- the nusA gene encoding transcription termination factor NusA: MSKELLLVVDAVANEKGVPREVIFDAIEAALASAAKKRYPDQDVLARVTIDHKDGTYETYRRWEVVADDVVMESPDRQVRLMDAIDEADGVDVGDYIEEQIENPDFGRIAAQAAKQVIVQRVREAERQQVVDAWKDRVGELITGVVKRAERGNIFVDLGGNAEAFIPKDKGIPRDVLRPGDRVRGYLAEVRSEPRGPQLFISRAAPEFMIELFKLEVPEVGQGLVEIKACARDPGDRAKIAVIAHDTRTDPIGACIGMRGSRVQAVSNELNGERVDIVLWNENPANFVINAMAPAEVQSIIVDEEKHSMDLAVAEDRLAQAIGKGGQNVRLASRLTGWQLNVMTADQVAAKSEAEQASARQLFMDRLEVDEEISAILVSEGFNTVEEIAYVPVGELLAVEGFDEDIVEELRARARDALLNAALAEEEGLEGTQPTEDLLALEGMDEETAFALAEHGVRTSEDLSDLAADEIVDFGIEGMTQERAAALILAARAEEIARLERGE, encoded by the coding sequence ATGAGCAAGGAACTTTTGCTGGTAGTGGATGCGGTCGCCAACGAAAAAGGCGTGCCGCGCGAAGTGATCTTCGATGCGATCGAGGCCGCGCTGGCGTCCGCAGCGAAGAAACGCTATCCCGACCAGGACGTGCTGGCACGCGTCACCATCGATCACAAGGACGGTACCTACGAAACCTACCGTCGCTGGGAAGTGGTGGCCGACGACGTGGTGATGGAGTCGCCGGACCGCCAGGTGCGCCTGATGGATGCCATCGACGAAGCCGACGGCGTGGACGTGGGCGACTACATCGAAGAACAGATCGAAAACCCCGATTTCGGCCGTATCGCCGCCCAGGCTGCCAAGCAGGTGATCGTGCAGCGTGTGCGCGAGGCCGAGCGTCAGCAGGTGGTGGATGCGTGGAAGGATCGCGTGGGTGAATTGATCACCGGTGTGGTCAAGCGCGCCGAGCGCGGCAATATCTTTGTCGATCTTGGCGGCAATGCCGAGGCCTTCATTCCGAAGGACAAGGGCATTCCGCGCGACGTGCTGCGCCCTGGCGACCGCGTGCGCGGCTACCTGGCCGAAGTGCGTTCGGAGCCGCGTGGACCGCAGCTGTTCATCAGCCGCGCCGCGCCTGAATTCATGATCGAGCTGTTCAAGCTGGAAGTGCCGGAAGTGGGCCAGGGCTTGGTCGAGATCAAGGCCTGCGCACGTGACCCGGGCGACCGCGCCAAGATCGCGGTGATTGCGCACGACACCCGTACCGATCCGATCGGCGCCTGCATCGGCATGCGTGGTTCGCGCGTGCAGGCGGTGTCCAACGAGCTCAATGGCGAGCGCGTGGATATCGTGTTGTGGAACGAAAATCCGGCCAACTTCGTGATCAATGCGATGGCGCCTGCCGAAGTGCAGTCGATCATCGTCGACGAAGAGAAGCATTCGATGGACCTGGCGGTGGCCGAAGACCGCCTGGCCCAGGCGATCGGCAAGGGCGGCCAGAACGTGCGCCTGGCCAGCCGTCTGACCGGCTGGCAGCTCAACGTGATGACCGCCGACCAGGTGGCCGCCAAGTCCGAGGCCGAACAGGCTTCGGCGCGCCAGCTGTTCATGGATCGCCTGGAAGTGGACGAGGAAATCTCCGCCATCCTGGTGTCCGAAGGCTTCAACACGGTCGAAGAAATCGCCTACGTCCCGGTCGGTGAGTTGTTGGCGGTGGAAGGCTTCGACGAAGACATCGTCGAGGAACTGCGTGCCCGTGCCCGCGATGCGCTGCTGAACGCCGCGCTGGCCGAGGAAGAAGGCCTGGAAGGAACTCAGCCCACCGAGGACCTGCTGGCGCTGGAGGGGATGGACGAGGAGACGGCTTTTGCTCTGGCCGAGCACGGCGTGCGTACCAGCGAGGACCTGTCCGACCTGGCCGCGGACGAGATCGTCGACTTCGGCATCGAGGGCATGACCCAGGAGCGCGCCGCGGCGCTGATCCTGGCGGCCCGCGCCGAGGAGATCGCCCGGCTGGAGCGCGGCGAATGA
- the rimP gene encoding ribosome maturation factor RimP, with translation MSEKATEIANLLSPTVESLGLELLGVEYLPAPGGATLRLYIDVPLAERPERVINVDDCERVSREVSAQLDVEDPISGNYTLEVSSPGVDRPLFTLEQFARHAGESAKIVLKLAQDGRRRFQGQIVRIEPAADAVVFAIDGKDVQIGFDNIDKARIVPDWAALGLAPQKPNKPGPKKPGHDKKKPSNESAAGKPRAE, from the coding sequence GTGAGCGAAAAAGCGACCGAAATCGCGAATCTGCTGAGTCCAACGGTTGAGTCCCTGGGCTTGGAACTGCTGGGCGTGGAGTATCTTCCCGCGCCAGGTGGCGCTACGTTGCGTCTCTACATCGATGTGCCGCTGGCCGAACGGCCCGAGCGCGTGATCAACGTCGACGACTGCGAGCGTGTGAGTCGCGAAGTGTCTGCCCAGCTCGACGTCGAAGATCCCATCAGCGGCAACTACACCCTGGAAGTGTCCTCGCCGGGTGTGGATCGTCCGTTGTTCACGCTGGAGCAGTTCGCCCGCCATGCCGGCGAGTCGGCCAAGATCGTGTTGAAGCTGGCGCAGGATGGTCGGCGCCGCTTCCAGGGCCAGATCGTGCGGATCGAGCCCGCCGCGGACGCGGTGGTGTTCGCCATCGATGGCAAGGACGTGCAGATCGGCTTCGACAACATCGACAAGGCGCGCATCGTGCCGGATTGGGCTGCGCTGGGTCTGGCACCGCAAAAACCGAACAAACCCGGCCCGAAAAAACCCGGGCACGACAAGAAGAAACCATCCAACGAGTCGGCGGCTGGCAAGCCGCGCGCGGAGTGA